One Paraburkholderia fungorum genomic region harbors:
- a CDS encoding SulP family inorganic anion transporter has protein sequence MNAPGTLKAPGAAPEGRTRWLVEAFAALIVTLGCATEYVALGSQATSALPGSQAAAYGVMLGVLTAVIGVPLSALGASTRPMISGPRVAATVLMSQLVGQLLLNGQVAMLGIKAVMALSCVAVAIAGLFQLALGALRGGSLVRMVPAPVLSGLLFGVAGLAMSDQFAFVTTCVFDWHVATLGVVVLGVAAHFGWKALCRGVAPHVKLPPGLSMFAALMVSAAAYYAVVSVLPTPPAACRLVGVAGLDLAAWRPLDLPLWQRLAGVLDLSTLAWVIGYGVAIGFIASIDTVIAVSSIESLTQRRGSVDRDLTAFGALNMLLGVLALLPCVGSVTRSTMAIAAGAQTRLVALLHAALVLLALTAGVQLVAMLPKLSAAVVVIVMSLDMIDDWSRSMTSMAFSDTEPRLVIGCAMWLFLIEAGVTLFTAQPSIGFFVGCVAGALLGVPSPRSLEVHWDEPGELNSQLGLSAKGALLSYNVERQIVGPLLRRLQSAPPARIVLDLGEVARIDASACRALAQLDVFCAKRGVALRFILAQPSHARAGQVAMAMRAFQRADSLDFAARPRTPATSAVTG, from the coding sequence ATGAATGCGCCAGGCACCTTGAAAGCGCCAGGCGCCGCGCCCGAGGGCCGCACTCGCTGGCTGGTCGAGGCGTTCGCCGCGCTGATAGTCACGCTGGGCTGCGCGACTGAGTACGTGGCGCTCGGCTCGCAGGCCACCTCGGCATTACCGGGGTCGCAGGCAGCGGCGTATGGCGTGATGCTCGGTGTGTTGACGGCCGTGATCGGTGTGCCTCTGTCGGCGCTCGGCGCTAGCACACGCCCAATGATCTCCGGGCCACGAGTGGCCGCGACCGTGCTGATGTCGCAACTGGTGGGGCAACTGCTGTTGAACGGCCAGGTGGCTATGCTCGGCATCAAGGCTGTGATGGCGCTTTCGTGCGTCGCAGTGGCGATTGCCGGCCTGTTCCAACTCGCCCTCGGCGCGTTGCGCGGCGGCTCGCTCGTGCGCATGGTACCCGCGCCGGTGCTGTCCGGCCTGCTGTTCGGCGTGGCGGGTCTCGCGATGAGCGATCAGTTCGCCTTTGTCACGACCTGCGTGTTCGACTGGCACGTCGCCACGCTCGGTGTGGTGGTGCTCGGTGTTGCCGCGCATTTCGGCTGGAAGGCCTTGTGCCGGGGTGTCGCACCGCACGTGAAGCTGCCACCGGGTCTGTCGATGTTCGCCGCGTTGATGGTCTCCGCCGCCGCGTATTACGCAGTGGTCTCGGTGCTGCCTACGCCACCTGCCGCGTGCCGACTGGTCGGCGTCGCGGGGCTCGACCTGGCGGCGTGGCGGCCGCTCGATTTGCCACTCTGGCAGCGCCTCGCTGGCGTGCTCGATCTGTCGACGCTCGCGTGGGTGATCGGTTACGGCGTGGCGATCGGTTTCATTGCTTCGATCGATACCGTGATCGCAGTGTCGAGCATTGAATCGCTGACGCAGCGGCGCGGTTCTGTCGACCGTGATCTCACTGCATTCGGTGCGCTAAACATGCTGCTCGGTGTGCTCGCGCTGCTGCCTTGCGTCGGCTCGGTCACCCGCTCGACGATGGCGATCGCCGCAGGCGCGCAAACCCGCCTTGTCGCATTGCTGCATGCCGCGCTGGTGCTGCTGGCGTTGACCGCGGGCGTGCAACTGGTGGCGATGCTGCCGAAACTTTCGGCCGCAGTCGTGGTGATCGTCATGTCACTCGACATGATCGACGACTGGTCGCGCTCCATGACCTCGATGGCGTTCTCGGACACCGAGCCGCGTCTGGTGATCGGCTGCGCGATGTGGCTTTTCCTGATCGAAGCGGGTGTGACGCTGTTCACCGCGCAGCCCAGCATTGGCTTTTTTGTCGGCTGCGTGGCCGGTGCGTTGCTCGGTGTTCCGTCGCCACGTTCGCTCGAAGTCCATTGGGATGAGCCGGGGGAACTAAACTCGCAGTTGGGTCTGAGCGCAAAGGGTGCGCTGCTCAGCTACAACGTCGAGCGACAGATCGTCGGGCCGCTGTTGCGCCGCCTGCAGAGCGCACCGCCCGCGCGTATCGTGCTCGATCTGGGCGAAGTCGCACGAATTGACGCGTCGGCATGCCGCGCGCTGGCGCAACTCGATGTGTTCTGTGCGAAACGTGGGGTTGCGTTGCGCTTCATTCTGGCGCAACCATCACACGCGCGCGCAGGGCAGGTCGCCATGGCGATGCGGGCTTTTCAGCGCGCGGACAGTCTGGACTTCGCGGCTCGCCCTCGTACCCCCGCTACCTCTGCCGTCACCGGATAA
- a CDS encoding RNA polymerase sigma factor, with amino-acid sequence MDHGASIAIDRLLADRERLRSFFLTLRKDVFRMARRRFPWVRDADVEESVQECFVAVLERRGSYSAPSAVLDDLERFAAHLSAYLRAAAINKIIDRIGRPGPGDPEPIVVEDGEDASDVLDRLMREAGHSTPTPEDNLMHATRMRVLSDCMRKLTVLARQTFELALRGYGDVEIQAHTGAGSAVAVRRRISETKGVLTRCAQSSLGGAA; translated from the coding sequence ATGGACCATGGGGCTTCCATTGCGATCGACCGTCTGCTTGCGGACCGGGAGCGACTGCGCAGTTTCTTCCTGACCTTGCGTAAGGATGTCTTTCGCATGGCGCGGCGCCGTTTTCCGTGGGTGCGCGACGCGGATGTCGAGGAGAGCGTGCAGGAATGCTTTGTGGCGGTACTCGAGCGCCGTGGCAGTTACTCGGCGCCGTCAGCCGTACTCGACGATCTGGAGCGTTTCGCTGCGCACCTGTCCGCCTACTTGCGTGCAGCTGCCATCAACAAGATCATCGACCGGATCGGCCGGCCGGGTCCGGGCGATCCCGAGCCCATTGTCGTCGAAGACGGAGAGGACGCATCGGACGTGCTCGACCGGCTGATGCGCGAGGCTGGGCATAGCACCCCGACGCCTGAAGACAACCTCATGCACGCAACGCGCATGCGGGTGCTCTCCGACTGCATGCGCAAGCTGACCGTGCTGGCCAGGCAAACCTTCGAACTCGCGCTACGTGGCTACGGCGACGTCGAAATCCAGGCGCATACCGGCGCTGGCTCGGCCGTCGCCGTGCGCCGGCGCATTTCCGAAACCAAGGGCGTACTCACGCGTTGCGCGCAATCCTCGCTGGGAGGCGCAGCATGA